Proteins from a single region of Bombus pascuorum chromosome 5, iyBomPasc1.1, whole genome shotgun sequence:
- the LOC132907248 gene encoding KH domain-containing protein akap-1 — MFPAHTQIVKWTLPACALIVGLLWYKRRQADRADPGGIDKKSHSEENIVDQEKEIVSSNSNSSLYDSGIQTNETCSLSPSTQRVEDIQVEETVCIPRKISENLDIPQKMSGSPCISAHSETPIDNSEAWYSFVDTSPRMEVQLGSNPIISNFDMIAKSRGASSLEKVADSEDKVLKIFENIVEEEEQKLAPENESIEVVNQNEENDTHNECDYLPSEEPSVSTPLKDDVKTPARTLSERDSANHSPISGVLEGSVTDEARSEGSTDSGKGGSINGHAKDTVMPMTYEFCIPQSLVGRLIGRHGSFLQNIRHKAEVNIVLKRHPMSRDQKLCAIEGSTEGINIALEIIRQKFPENKFPQLTLHQISPLIVPENVPWVAELRQLSLVEGVNNDVVICHIVKPNRLFIQLPTHPTYPSLRILDERMTQLYNTTESPPIPDELASGMILVAKWYNTWVRVYVEQPDPRGEQHLVRLVDHGGYWVFSSSEMRKIRADYLTLPFQAIEVFLANVQPKNGEWSQEAFNTVAHMCTGIVSQAQIEGYIDTNTYISLYVNIPRHGVISLADELIARGFAESIPLENTIPEIGISVP, encoded by the exons ATGTTTCCTGCTCACACTCAAATTGTGAAGTGGACATTGCCTGCTTGTGCCCTTATAGTTGGTTTATTATGGTACAAACGGCGTCAAGCAGACAGAGCTGATCCAGGTGGAATAGATAAAAAAAGCCACAGTGAAGAGAATATTGTTGatcaagagaaagaaattgtttcatCAAATTCTAATTCAAGCCTTTATGATTCTGGCATACAAACTAACGAAACCTGCTCATTGAGCCCTTCTACTCAACGGGTAGAAGACATACAGGTAGAAGAGACTGTTTGTATCCCTAGAAAAATAAGCGAAAATTTAGATATTCCGCAAAAAATGTCTGGATCTCCATGTATTTCTGCGCATTCTGAAACTCCTATTGATAACAGTGAAGCGTGGTATAGTTTCGTAGATACCTCGCCGAGAATGGAAGTACAATTAGGTAGTAACCCAATAATAAGCAATTTCGACATGATTGCAAAGAGTAGAGGTGCTTCCTCTTTGGAAAAAGTCGCTGATTCTGAGGATAAAGTGttaaagatatttgaaaatatcgtcgaagaagaagaacaaaagTTAGCGCCTGAGAATGAATCAATAGAAGTTGTCAATCAGAATGAAGAGAACGATACACACAATGAATGTGATTATCTACCAAGCGAAGAACCATCTGTTTCCACGCCACTGAAAGATGATGTTAAAACGCCAGCTCGAACATTATCTGAAAGAGATTCTGCTAATCATAGTCCAATTTCTGGTGTCTTAGAAGGCAGTGTCACAGATGAAGCGAGAAGTGAGGGGAGTACAGATAGTGGAAAAG GTGGAAGTATCAATGGTCATGCAAAGGACACTGTAATGCCAATGACATATGAATTTTGCATACCACAATCTCTAGTTGGACGACTAATTGGTCGGCATGGAAGTTTCTTGCAAAATATTCGACATAAAGCCGAAGTAAACATAGTCCTCAAACGTCATCCTATGTCGAGAGATCAAAAACTTTGTGCCATAGAAGGTTCTACAGAAGGAATAAACATTGCTCTAGAAATTATACGACAAAAGTTTCCAGAAAACAAGTTTCCACAGTTGACACTTCATCAGATTTCACCATTAATAGTACCTGAAAATGTCCCTTGGGTTGCTGAATTAAGACAGTTATCATTAGTGGAGGGAGTGAATAATGATGTTGTTATATGTCATATAGTAAAACCAAACAGATTATTTATACAGCTTCCTACTCATCCTACCTATCCATCCCTACGGATTTTAGATGAAAGGATGACACAATTATACAACACGACAGAATCGCCACCAATTCCAGATGAACTTGCTA GTGGTATGATCTTAGTTGCAAAATGGTATAATACGTGGGTCAGAGTATACGTCGAACAGCCAGATCCTCGAGGCGAACAGCATTTAGTACGACTAGTTGATCACGGAGGTTATTGGGTGTTTAGTAGTTCAGAAATGAGGAAAATTAGGGCAGATTATCTGACGTTACCATTTCAAGCAATTGAAGTATTTCTGGCGAATGTACAACCAAAAAATG GTGAATGGAGTCAAGAAGCATTTAATACAGTTGCTCACATGTGTACTGGAATTGTCAGTCAAGCTCAAATAGAAGGCTACATcgatacaaatacatatattagtCTTTATGTTAATATTCCGAGACATGGG GTGATATCCCTGGCCGATGAATTAATAGCTCGTGGATTCGCGGAATCCATACCattagaaaatacaattcCAGAAATAGGTATATCAGTACCTTAA
- the LOC132907258 gene encoding transmembrane protein 19, translating into MVLLTNDKNQRSHVLVPVLLSACVIPISMVFWVINVAYSTFYSDSGNHFKQNLVISPWRWLIVVVFPTFMAFWGLRRKSVDISGAILGLFMGFILTLTSFCHVACLFAFLVSSTKATKFCAKEKKKFEYEFKEGGQRNWIQVLCNGGMATQLGLLYLLDVGSAEYPIDFDKYYRSSWLSVGILGAFACCNGDTWASELGTVVGTKEPFLITTLKRVPRGTNGGISWVGLLVSILGGITVGLSYYLTVLITVDTVVLQLAAPQWPIILIGGIGGLYGSIIDSFLGAMLQYSGINDKGKIVERPGKRVKHICGRQILDNHSVNLLSSVITAFTLPEIAKLILSI; encoded by the exons ATGGTTTTATTAACAAATGACAAGAATCAACGATCACACGTATTAGTACCGGTACTTCTTAGTGCATGTGTAATTCCAATTTCTATGGTGTTTTGGGTTATAAATGTAGCATATTCGACCTTTTATTCGGATTCTGGAAATCACTTTAAAC AGAATTTAGTCATATCACCATGGAGATGGTTAATCGTAGTTGTGTTTCCAACTTTTATGGCCTTTTGGGGATTGAGAAGAAAGAGTGTGGATATTAGCGGCGCTATTCTTG GATTATTTATGGGTTTTATTCTGACACTTACCAGTTTTTGTCATGTGGCTTGTCTCTTTGCATTCCTTGTTTCTTCTACTAAGGCAACTAAGTTTTGTgccaaagagaagaaaaagtttGAATATGAGTTTAAGGAAGGAGGTCAAAGAAATTGGATTCAAGTGCTATGCAATGGTGGTATGGCAACGCAGTTAGGTCTCTTATACTTATTGGATGTAGGAAGTGCAGAGTACCCAATTGATTTTGACAAATATTACAGAAGTTCCTGGTTGTCGGTAGGAATCTTAG gaGCTTTCGCTTGCTGTAACGGAGATACTTGGGCTTCAGAACTCGGGACAGTTGTTGGTACTAAAGAGCCTTTTCTTATTACCACACTAAAAAGAGTTCCACGAG GGACAAATGGTGGTATTTCCTGGGTAGGTTTGCTAGTTTCTATACTAGGTGGTATAACTGTGGgtttatcttattatttaacaGTATTGATAACTGTAGACACAGTTGTACTGCAATTAGCAGCGCCACAGTGGCCAATTATTCTTATTGGAGGAATCGGAGGTCTCTATGGTAGTATAATAGACTCATTTTTAGGAGCTATGTTGCAATATTCTG GAATAAATGATAAAGGGAAAATAGTAGAACGTCCTGGAAAGCGTGTGAAACATATATGTGGTAGACAAATTTTGGATAATCACAGTGTAAATCTTTTATCTAGCGTTATCACTGCATTTACACTACcagaaattgcaaaattaattttaagtatttaa